In Deferribacterota bacterium, a single window of DNA contains:
- a CDS encoding DsrE family protein, which translates to KKKLIVILLLTLFFQPFLYSKEEASNTKKVLIILNDYPYDGSDKSWNALRLAEKLNSEKHTVRIFLINDSIDLAKDATKKPEGSPYDLVKMLKELIKDGVKVKACATCMNRCGKHKNEPYFTKNIKGHMVDLSNWIITSDKVVNF; encoded by the coding sequence TGAAAAAGAAACTAATTGTAATTTTACTATTAACCTTATTTTTTCAACCTTTCCTTTATAGCAAGGAAGAGGCAAGCAATACCAAAAAGGTGCTCATTATTCTAAATGACTACCCCTATGACGGCTCAGACAAATCATGGAATGCTTTAAGACTTGCAGAAAAACTAAATAGTGAAAAACACACTGTCAGAATCTTCTTAATAAATGATTCAATAGATTTAGCAAAGGATGCGACAAAGAAACCAGAAGGTTCACCCTATGATCTTGTAAAGATGCTTAAAGAACTTATCAAGGATGGTGTTAAAGTAAAGGCATGTGCCACTTGTATGAACAGGTGTGGGAAACATAAAAATGAACCCTATTTTACAAAAAATATTAAAGGTCATATGGTGGATCTTTCAAATTGGATTATCACATCTGATAAAGTAGTAAACTTCTAG
- the pstS gene encoding phosphate ABC transporter substrate-binding protein PstS gives MKKLFCNALTTFFLIGLLFPLSLSAQKSLNGAGASFPYPVYQTWAYKYYKENKIKINYQSIGSGGGIRQVTSRTVDFGASDAPLEPEAVEENKLLQFPAIIGGVVPAINIEGIEKGELKLSGELLASIFLGDIKKWNDKRIASLNKGIKLPDAEITVVHRADGSGTTAIFSSYLSAVSDKWRKEVGSGKALNWKTGIGGKGNEGVANYIKRLDNSIGYVEYAYVTQNNLNYIRLKNKSGNFVEPSFESFKEAASKVSWDINKHFYNYIIDVEGENSWPIVGASFILLPREKKDMNKNVVKFYDWAFKNGDKLAMQLDYVPLPDNLKEMIRKYWKKYDLID, from the coding sequence ATGAAAAAATTATTTTGCAACGCACTAACAACATTTTTCTTAATAGGTTTGTTATTTCCTTTGAGTTTATCAGCTCAAAAATCCTTGAATGGCGCAGGTGCAAGTTTTCCCTATCCAGTGTATCAAACGTGGGCATACAAATATTACAAAGAGAATAAGATAAAGATTAATTATCAATCAATAGGTTCAGGTGGTGGTATTAGACAAGTTACAAGTAGAACAGTAGATTTTGGGGCAAGCGATGCGCCTTTGGAGCCAGAAGCAGTAGAAGAAAACAAATTGCTTCAATTTCCAGCTATAATAGGTGGTGTTGTTCCAGCTATAAATATTGAGGGTATTGAAAAGGGGGAGCTTAAATTATCTGGCGAATTATTAGCTAGTATTTTTCTTGGTGATATTAAAAAGTGGAATGATAAAAGGATTGCCTCCTTAAATAAGGGTATAAAATTGCCTGATGCTGAAATTACTGTCGTTCATAGAGCAGATGGTTCAGGTACAACAGCAATATTTTCAAGTTATTTATCTGCAGTTAGTGATAAGTGGAGAAAAGAGGTAGGTAGCGGCAAGGCATTAAATTGGAAAACAGGCATAGGCGGCAAGGGTAATGAAGGGGTAGCAAACTATATTAAAAGACTAGATAATTCAATAGGTTACGTGGAATACGCATATGTAACTCAAAATAATTTAAATTATATTAGATTAAAGAATAAATCTGGCAACTTTGTTGAACCATCCTTTGAAAGCTTTAAGGAAGCTGCTTCTAAAGTTAGTTGGGATATTAATAAGCATTTTTATAACTATATAATTGATGTTGAAGGTGAGAATAGTTGGCCTATAGTAGGAGCATCTTTTATACTTCTTCCACGTGAGAAAAAGGATATGAATAAAAATGTTGTAAAATTCTATGATTGGGCCTTTAAGAATGGTGATAAACTGGCTATGCAGTTAGATTATGTTCCTTTACCTGATAACCTTAAAGAGATGATTAGAAAATATTGGAAGAAATACGATCTAATAGATTAA